A single genomic interval of Microbacterium sp. zg-Y1090 harbors:
- a CDS encoding FtsB family cell division protein yields MARLTAPSSRSREVDVRQWLGGIRLSGFMLIMLGLVVLAAFVLVPTFGMYLEQRQQIAGLERAVTLGEQEVAELEASRDRWGDPAYITTQARERLYYTHPGEVVFLVDNDLPAVELPQEQAPVSSEVEETESDWMTRLIRSITTAGVTETVTYEIGVPDAPQDQPAP; encoded by the coding sequence GTGGCGAGACTGACGGCTCCCTCTTCTCGTTCCCGCGAGGTCGACGTGCGGCAGTGGCTGGGCGGCATCCGCCTGTCGGGCTTCATGCTCATCATGCTGGGGCTGGTGGTGCTGGCCGCCTTCGTGCTGGTCCCCACGTTCGGCATGTACCTCGAGCAGCGCCAGCAGATCGCGGGCCTCGAGCGCGCGGTGACGCTGGGGGAGCAGGAGGTCGCCGAACTGGAGGCATCCCGCGACCGCTGGGGCGACCCGGCCTACATCACGACGCAGGCGCGCGAACGGCTGTACTACACGCATCCCGGCGAAGTGGTGTTCCTGGTGGACAACGACCTCCCCGCCGTCGAGCTCCCGCAGGAGCAGGCACCCGTGAGCTCCGAGGTCGAGGAGACCGAGAGTGACTGGATGACCCGGCTCATCCGCTCCATCACGACGGCAGGTGTCACCGAGACCGTCACATACGAGATCGGCGTCCCCGACGCTCCGCAGGATCAGCCCGCCCCGTGA
- a CDS encoding NAD(P)/FAD-dependent oxidoreductase produces MPRILIVGGGYAGFYTAWKLEKHLRKGEAEVTIVDPLPYMTYQPFLPEVAAGEIEARHVVVGLRRHLKRTRVVTAKVTGIDHANKVATITPAVGEPWQQEYDQIVVTAGAVSRTFPIPGIAENAIGLKSVEEAVAIRDRILTNFDLAANLPAGPERDRLLTVVVVGGGFAGIEVFAEMRALASSLLKNYPQLTFEDTHFHLIEAMGRIMPEVSLKTSEWVLKDLAKRGANVHLDTQVKGAVDGNVELSTGEVIPTDLIVWTAGVMANPTVVRGSDLPVEERGRIRTRPDLRVGTEDEIVEGAWAAGDISAVPDLTGKGVGGYCVPNAQHAVRQAKLLAKNLTAVLRGELPSEYIHHNLGAVAGLGLYNGVFQSGNIALKGLIAWFAHRGYHGMAMPSWERKWRVIGDWWHNFWLNRDNVSLQAVQNPRYVFEEFAARPRPAQPAAAPESPAIDPKSVVAEDAGKSPESAPAAR; encoded by the coding sequence GTGCCTCGGATCCTCATCGTCGGCGGAGGCTACGCGGGCTTCTACACCGCATGGAAGCTCGAGAAGCATCTGCGCAAGGGCGAAGCGGAGGTCACGATCGTTGACCCGCTGCCGTACATGACGTACCAGCCCTTCCTCCCCGAGGTCGCCGCAGGCGAGATCGAGGCCCGGCACGTCGTGGTCGGCCTGCGTCGCCACCTCAAGCGCACCCGCGTCGTCACCGCCAAGGTGACCGGCATCGACCACGCGAACAAGGTCGCCACCATCACGCCCGCCGTGGGTGAGCCCTGGCAGCAGGAGTACGACCAGATCGTCGTCACCGCCGGCGCCGTCTCGCGCACCTTCCCGATCCCCGGCATCGCCGAGAACGCGATCGGTCTGAAGAGCGTCGAAGAGGCCGTCGCGATCCGCGACCGCATCCTCACCAACTTCGACCTCGCCGCCAACCTGCCCGCCGGTCCCGAGCGCGACCGCCTGCTGACCGTCGTCGTCGTCGGTGGTGGGTTCGCCGGCATCGAGGTGTTCGCGGAGATGCGGGCGCTGGCCTCGTCGCTGCTGAAGAACTACCCGCAGCTGACCTTCGAGGACACGCACTTCCACCTCATCGAGGCGATGGGGCGCATCATGCCCGAGGTGTCGCTGAAGACGAGCGAGTGGGTGCTGAAGGACCTCGCCAAGCGGGGCGCCAACGTGCACCTGGACACGCAGGTCAAGGGTGCCGTCGACGGCAACGTCGAGCTGTCCACGGGCGAGGTGATCCCCACCGACCTGATCGTGTGGACCGCCGGCGTCATGGCCAACCCGACCGTCGTGCGCGGCAGCGACCTGCCCGTCGAGGAGCGCGGCCGCATCCGCACCCGTCCCGACCTGCGGGTCGGCACCGAGGACGAGATCGTCGAGGGGGCCTGGGCCGCCGGTGACATCTCGGCCGTCCCCGACCTCACCGGCAAGGGCGTCGGCGGCTACTGCGTGCCCAACGCCCAGCACGCCGTGCGTCAGGCCAAGCTGCTGGCGAAGAACCTGACCGCCGTGCTGCGTGGCGAGCTCCCCTCGGAGTACATCCACCACAACCTCGGTGCCGTCGCCGGCCTGGGGCTGTACAACGGTGTGTTCCAGTCGGGCAACATCGCCCTCAAGGGACTCATCGCGTGGTTCGCGCACCGCGGCTACCACGGCATGGCCATGCCGTCGTGGGAGCGCAAGTGGCGGGTCATCGGCGACTGGTGGCACAACTTCTGGCTCAACCGCGACAACGTGTCGCTGCAGGCCGTGCAGAACCCGCGCTACGTCTTCGAGGAGTTCGCCGCCCGGCCGCGTCCGGCTCAGCCCGCGGCGGCCCCGGAGTCGCCGGCGATCGACCCGAAGTCGGTCGTCGCCGAGGACGCCGGCAAGTCTCCGGAGTCCGCACCCGCCGCACGCTGA
- a CDS encoding DUF501 domain-containing protein, whose amino-acid sequence MTTPPFDPADDDDLAVLREQLGRPARGVLGIAARCVCGNPTVVATAPRLPDGTPFPTFYYLTHPGATAAMSTLEATQVMRELSDELAADADLAAAYARAHEAYLRDRAPYGDVPEIAGISAGGMPTRVKCLHALAGHALAAGPGVNPIGDRALEMSEWSPERCSCAHPGGPTP is encoded by the coding sequence GTGACCACCCCGCCGTTCGACCCTGCCGACGACGACGATCTCGCGGTGCTCCGCGAGCAGCTGGGACGACCGGCCCGCGGGGTGCTCGGCATCGCCGCGCGCTGCGTGTGCGGCAACCCCACCGTCGTCGCCACGGCGCCGCGCCTGCCCGACGGCACCCCGTTCCCGACGTTCTACTACCTGACGCACCCGGGCGCCACCGCGGCGATGTCGACGCTGGAGGCCACCCAGGTGATGCGCGAGCTCTCCGACGAGCTGGCCGCCGACGCCGACCTCGCCGCCGCGTACGCCCGGGCACACGAGGCGTATCTGCGCGACCGCGCACCCTACGGCGACGTGCCCGAGATCGCCGGCATCTCCGCGGGGGGCATGCCCACGCGCGTGAAGTGCCTGCACGCCCTCGCCGGCCATGCCCTGGCCGCGGGACCGGGGGTCAACCCGATCGGCGACCGGGCGCTGGAGATGTCCGAGTGGTCGCCCGAGCGGTGCTCGTGCGCTCACCCGGGAGGGCCCACGCCATGA
- a CDS encoding S8 family serine peptidase, which translates to MNGRLAAAAVVLATSGMLGAVPTATPTPTPTPDIQADPVRTAQYWLDDYGIRDAWQTTRGAGTRIAVIDTGIARGPVELGGVVDGADFSGLGSADGRTPVGAVDAAHGSLVASLAAGRGTGPDAGVIGVAPEAQLLSLSLSFGAAAATPFTDQVADAMRWAVDHDADVINLSFTTNTLDWPQSWDDAFLYAAENDVVVIVAAGNRGSGTDRVGAPATIPGVLSVGGVDRTGTASIEASTQGITIGVSAPSEDLLGVSPEGDVVMWNGTSGAAPIVAGIAALVRAAHPDLDAANVINRIVRTASPAAGASSVPDPLYGYGLVDAAAAVSAPVAAVQANPMGNLSDWIRIYRRADAAPVPEPTAQPVEVPSLPAADPVSRPASPLLPSEESLIYGSLPLAVTTLAGILVALGVTAAARRIRSARTYRASSRPI; encoded by the coding sequence ATGAACGGCCGCCTCGCCGCGGCCGCAGTGGTGCTGGCGACGTCCGGGATGCTCGGCGCCGTGCCGACGGCCACGCCCACCCCGACGCCGACTCCCGACATCCAGGCCGATCCGGTGCGCACGGCGCAGTACTGGCTCGATGACTACGGCATCCGCGACGCGTGGCAGACGACCCGGGGGGCCGGCACCCGCATCGCGGTGATCGACACCGGCATCGCGCGGGGACCGGTGGAACTGGGCGGCGTGGTGGACGGCGCCGACTTCTCCGGCCTCGGCTCGGCAGACGGGCGCACACCGGTCGGTGCGGTGGATGCCGCGCACGGCAGCCTCGTCGCCTCGCTCGCCGCCGGGCGGGGGACGGGCCCCGACGCCGGCGTCATCGGCGTGGCGCCCGAGGCGCAGCTGCTGTCGCTGTCGCTGTCGTTCGGCGCGGCGGCCGCGACGCCCTTCACCGACCAGGTCGCCGATGCGATGCGGTGGGCGGTGGATCACGATGCCGACGTGATCAACCTGTCGTTCACCACCAACACCCTCGACTGGCCGCAGAGCTGGGACGACGCGTTCCTGTATGCGGCCGAGAACGACGTCGTGGTGATCGTCGCGGCGGGAAACCGGGGGAGCGGCACCGACCGCGTCGGCGCGCCCGCCACCATTCCCGGGGTGCTCTCCGTCGGCGGCGTCGACCGCACCGGCACTGCCAGCATCGAGGCGTCCACCCAGGGCATCACGATCGGCGTCTCCGCCCCCAGCGAGGACCTGCTGGGCGTCTCCCCCGAGGGTGACGTGGTGATGTGGAACGGCACGAGCGGCGCGGCGCCCATCGTCGCCGGCATCGCCGCGCTGGTGCGAGCGGCCCACCCCGACCTCGACGCGGCGAACGTCATCAACCGCATCGTGCGCACGGCGTCGCCGGCGGCGGGCGCGTCGTCGGTGCCCGACCCGCTCTACGGCTACGGGCTCGTCGACGCCGCAGCCGCGGTTTCGGCCCCTGTCGCGGCGGTGCAGGCCAACCCGATGGGGAACCTCAGTGACTGGATCCGCATCTACCGGCGAGCGGATGCCGCGCCCGTTCCCGAGCCGACGGCGCAGCCGGTGGAGGTCCCGTCGCTCCCCGCCGCCGACCCGGTCTCCCGCCCGGCATCCCCGCTGCTGCCGTCGGAGGAATCGCTTATCTACGGCTCGCTTCCGCTGGCCGTGACCACCCTGGCCGGTATACTGGTTGCGCTCGGTGTCACCGCTGCTGCCCGGCGCATCCGATCGGCGCGCACGTACCGCGCGTCGAGCCGCCCAATCTAG
- a CDS encoding alanine racemase has product MLDLISAAPDRATARGGAAGHWESMTAAIAGLSGPVAAISIPALRANTLDLVVRAGGVPIRVASKSVRVRAVQDAVQRVPGYRGILAFTLPEALWLAETCDDVVMGYPTADRSALARLAGDEEAARRVTLMVDDPAQLDLIDAVVAPGRRPPLRVALDVDASWQATGLGHVGVRRSPVHHPGEAAALAREVAGRAGFRLVGLMMYEAQIAGQPDAAGAGDAVIRWMQRRSGRELRDRRGAVVAAVQDMAVLEFVNGGGTGSLEYTAADQAVTEVTAGSGLLAGHLFDRYRAFAPAPAAAFALEVVRKPAPDIVTVLGGGWIASGPALASRQPAPVWPAGLRTLAREGAGEVQTPLQGEAARTMAVGDRVWFRHAKSGELAERVDSYHLVDGDRVVGEVPTYRGEGRAFL; this is encoded by the coding sequence GTGCTCGACCTGATCTCCGCCGCCCCCGACCGCGCCACCGCCCGTGGGGGCGCAGCCGGTCATTGGGAGTCGATGACGGCGGCGATCGCCGGTCTGTCCGGTCCCGTCGCCGCGATCAGCATCCCCGCGCTGCGGGCCAACACGCTGGACCTCGTCGTGCGCGCCGGCGGGGTGCCGATCCGGGTGGCCAGCAAGTCGGTGCGCGTTCGCGCGGTGCAGGATGCCGTGCAGCGCGTTCCCGGCTATCGCGGCATCCTCGCGTTCACCCTGCCCGAGGCGCTGTGGCTCGCGGAGACCTGCGACGACGTGGTGATGGGCTACCCGACCGCCGACCGTTCCGCGCTGGCCCGGCTCGCCGGCGATGAGGAGGCGGCCCGCCGCGTGACGCTGATGGTCGACGATCCCGCGCAGCTCGACCTGATCGACGCCGTGGTCGCGCCCGGGCGACGTCCCCCGCTGCGCGTCGCGCTCGACGTGGACGCGTCGTGGCAGGCGACCGGCCTCGGCCACGTGGGCGTGCGGCGTTCGCCGGTGCACCACCCGGGCGAGGCGGCCGCCCTGGCGAGAGAGGTGGCGGGACGGGCCGGTTTCCGCCTCGTGGGGCTGATGATGTACGAGGCCCAGATCGCCGGGCAGCCCGACGCCGCCGGGGCGGGTGACGCGGTGATCCGCTGGATGCAGCGTCGTTCGGGCCGCGAACTGCGCGACCGCCGCGGTGCGGTGGTCGCGGCCGTGCAGGACATGGCCGTGCTGGAATTCGTCAACGGCGGTGGCACGGGCTCGCTGGAGTACACCGCGGCAGACCAGGCCGTCACCGAGGTGACGGCGGGCAGCGGGCTGCTGGCGGGCCATCTCTTCGACAGGTACCGGGCCTTCGCTCCGGCTCCGGCGGCCGCGTTCGCGCTGGAGGTCGTGCGCAAGCCCGCCCCCGACATCGTCACGGTGCTCGGCGGCGGGTGGATCGCCTCGGGCCCCGCGCTCGCGTCGCGCCAGCCCGCCCCGGTGTGGCCGGCCGGGCTGCGCACGCTCGCCCGGGAAGGGGCGGGGGAGGTGCAGACCCCGCTGCAGGGCGAAGCCGCACGCACGATGGCGGTGGGCGACCGGGTCTGGTTCCGTCACGCCAAGAGCGGGGAGCTCGCGGAGCGCGTCGACAGCTACCACCTCGTCGACGGCGACCGGGTGGTCGGCGAGGTGCCGACCTACCGTGGCGAGGGCAGGGCGTTCCTGTGA